One region of Acidovorax sp. T1 genomic DNA includes:
- a CDS encoding DUF2970 domain-containing protein yields the protein MSPDNPSDSVVQRKGALLRTVRAVAWSLIGLRKGSEYQQDLQKINPLHIIVVGLLAIFLLVLSLIAVVNWVV from the coding sequence ATGAGCCCCGACAATCCATCCGATTCTGTGGTGCAGCGCAAGGGGGCCCTGTTGCGCACGGTGCGTGCGGTCGCCTGGTCACTGATCGGCCTGCGCAAAGGCAGCGAATACCAGCAAGACCTGCAAAAGATCAACCCCCTGCACATCATTGTGGTGGGGTTGCTGGCCATCTTCCTGTTGGTGCTGTCGCTGATTGCGGTGGTGAACTGGGTGGTCTGA
- the ctaD gene encoding cytochrome c oxidase subunit I: protein MSAVLDNHGHAHDSHDHHAPSGWRRWVYATNHKDIGTLYLLFAFTMLMIGGVLALLIRAELFQPGLQLVNPELFNQLTTMHGLIMVFGAIMPAFVGFANWMIPLQIGASDMAFARMNNFSFWLMIPGALMLVSSFFMPGGAPAAGWTLYAPLTLQMGPSMDAGIFAMHILGASSIMGSINIIVTILNMRAPGMTLMKMPMFAWTWLITAYLLIAVMPVLAGAITMTLTDRHFGTSFFNPAGGGDPVMYQHIFWFFGHPEVYIMILPAFGIISQIVPAFARKKLFGYASMVYATSSIAILSFIVWAHHMFTTGMPVTGQLFFMYATMLISVPTAVKIFNWVATMWRGSMTFETPMLFAVGFIFVFTMGGFTGLILAMAPIDIQLQDTYYVVAHFHYVLVAGSLFSMFAGVYYWLPKWTGVMYSETRGQIHFWTSLIFFNITFFPMHFLGLAGMPRRYADYPMQFADFNAIASVGALGFGLAQVYFFLAVVVPAMRGKGAKAPAKPWDGAEGLEWEVPSPAPFHTFENPPKLDATATRVIG, encoded by the coding sequence ATGAGCGCAGTTCTCGACAATCACGGGCACGCACACGACAGCCACGACCACCATGCACCATCCGGCTGGCGCCGTTGGGTGTATGCCACCAACCACAAGGACATCGGTACGTTGTATCTGCTGTTCGCTTTCACCATGCTGATGATCGGCGGCGTTCTGGCGCTGCTGATCCGCGCCGAGCTGTTCCAGCCTGGCCTGCAACTGGTGAACCCCGAGCTGTTCAACCAGCTCACCACCATGCACGGCCTGATCATGGTGTTCGGCGCCATCATGCCGGCCTTCGTGGGCTTTGCGAACTGGATGATTCCGCTGCAGATCGGCGCGTCCGACATGGCGTTCGCGCGCATGAACAACTTCAGCTTCTGGCTGATGATCCCTGGCGCGCTGATGCTGGTGAGCTCGTTCTTCATGCCTGGCGGCGCACCCGCTGCGGGTTGGACGTTGTATGCGCCGCTGACGCTGCAGATGGGCCCCTCGATGGATGCCGGCATTTTTGCCATGCACATCCTCGGTGCTTCGTCGATCATGGGATCGATCAACATCATCGTGACCATCCTCAACATGCGCGCCCCCGGCATGACGCTAATGAAGATGCCGATGTTCGCCTGGACCTGGCTCATCACCGCCTATCTGCTGATCGCCGTGATGCCCGTGCTGGCTGGCGCCATCACCATGACGCTGACCGACCGCCACTTTGGCACCAGCTTCTTTAACCCCGCCGGTGGCGGTGACCCGGTGATGTATCAGCACATCTTCTGGTTCTTCGGTCACCCCGAGGTGTACATCATGATCTTGCCGGCCTTCGGCATCATCAGCCAGATCGTGCCCGCCTTTGCGCGCAAGAAGCTGTTTGGCTACGCCTCCATGGTGTATGCGACCTCGTCGATTGCCATCCTGTCGTTCATCGTGTGGGCCCACCACATGTTCACGACGGGCATGCCGGTGACCGGCCAGCTGTTCTTCATGTACGCCACCATGCTGATTTCGGTGCCCACGGCCGTGAAGATATTCAACTGGGTGGCCACCATGTGGCGCGGTTCCATGACGTTTGAAACCCCCATGCTTTTTGCCGTGGGCTTCATCTTCGTGTTCACCATGGGTGGGTTCACCGGCCTGATCCTGGCCATGGCCCCGATCGATATCCAGTTGCAGGATACCTATTACGTGGTGGCTCACTTCCACTACGTGCTGGTGGCCGGTTCGCTGTTCTCCATGTTCGCCGGCGTTTACTACTGGCTGCCCAAGTGGACCGGCGTGATGTATTCGGAAACGCGTGGCCAGATCCATTTCTGGACGTCGCTGATCTTCTTCAACATCACCTTCTTCCCGATGCACTTCCTGGGTCTGGCCGGCATGCCACGTCGCTACGCTGACTACCCCATGCAGTTTGCTGACTTCAATGCGATTGCGTCGGTGGGCGCCCTGGGTTTTGGCTTGGCACAGGTGTACTTCTTCCTGGCCGTGGTGGTTCCGGCCATGCGCGGCAAGGGCGCAAAGGCTCCCGCCAAGCCCTGGGATGGGGCAGAAGGCTTGGAGTGGGAAGTTCCCTCGCCAGCCCCGTTCCATACCTTTGAAAATCCGCCCAAGCTGGACGCCACGGCAACCCGCGTGATCGGTTGA
- a CDS encoding cytochrome oxidase small assembly protein — translation MTSEQKKSNLRMALILASVAAVFFVGFMVKVVLLSR, via the coding sequence ATGACCTCCGAACAAAAGAAGAGCAACCTGCGGATGGCGCTGATCCTGGCGTCCGTGGCTGCCGTTTTCTTCGTCGGGTTCATGGTCAAAGTCGTTCTGCTGTCCCGCTGA
- a CDS encoding cytochrome c oxidase assembly protein: MSIHRENAKMVGKLAVIAAGMFAFGYALIPIYKHICELTGINILSLSERQVPGNGVAGKDVKVPANTQVDTSRTITVEFDANARGPWDFKPAQRSVKVHPGELTTVMYEFQNVQNRRMAAQAIPSYAPRQAAAHFNKLECFCFNQYILEPGEKKQWPVAFVIDPRLSKDVTTITLSYTFFEVGGKTPPAPESTAAVSLAPVKEGS, from the coding sequence ATGAGCATTCACCGCGAAAACGCCAAGATGGTGGGCAAGCTGGCCGTGATAGCGGCGGGCATGTTTGCCTTCGGCTACGCGCTGATTCCGATCTACAAGCACATCTGCGAGCTGACCGGCATCAACATCCTGTCGCTTTCAGAGCGGCAGGTGCCGGGCAACGGTGTTGCCGGCAAGGATGTGAAGGTGCCGGCCAACACGCAGGTGGACACGAGCCGCACCATCACGGTCGAGTTCGACGCCAATGCGCGTGGGCCCTGGGATTTCAAGCCAGCACAGCGCTCAGTCAAAGTGCATCCCGGTGAATTGACGACGGTGATGTACGAGTTCCAGAACGTGCAGAACCGCCGCATGGCCGCGCAGGCGATTCCCAGCTACGCCCCGCGGCAGGCGGCTGCACATTTCAACAAGCTGGAGTGCTTCTGCTTCAACCAGTACATCCTGGAGCCGGGCGAGAAGAAGCAATGGCCTGTGGCCTTCGTGATTGACCCGCGGCTTTCCAAGGATGTGACCACCATCACGCTGTCCTATACCTTCTTCGAGGTGGGCGGAAAAACGCCGCCAGCGCCCGAGTCAACGGCTGCCGTCTCTTTAGCGCCGGTGAAGGAGGGATCATGA